A DNA window from Aquarana catesbeiana isolate 2022-GZ linkage group LG01, ASM4218655v1, whole genome shotgun sequence contains the following coding sequences:
- the PHAX gene encoding phosphorylated adapter RNA export protein — MALEATRGMMDEELEDGELGGSDTDMKESGDRASQQKLGLPRAGDYRNNAALSSSVPYRNIKGLDSSDDSFSDSDTDEGSPWKRKRQKSSHPPPVISRPTLASAPPVQNKQARSAKNNIWGAVLQEQTQEAVAAELGIMDMDGRLDMSRQSETYNYVLAKKMMSKENDSEKVKLDKDLDEYMNEDKDRVPKEENGHLKRKRPVRERLGEKLEMDFKGRYEITEDDPEDKVSDEIAHRLREPKTDLIQRVVKNIGIKKAIELLMETAEVEQNGGLFILNGSRRRTPGGVYLNLLKNTPSITSDQVKEIFYVENQKELESRKAAKKRRRHILGKKAKEAIKSLNFQEHDDTSRETFASDTNEALASLDDETPEMKLDPEDAIEIDNSHDLETF, encoded by the exons AAACTTGGTTTACCCAGAGCTGGTGACTACAGAAACAATGCAGCTCTGTCTTCCAGTGTCCCTTACAGAAACATCAAGGGTTTGGATTCTAGCGATGACAGCTTTTCTGATTCTGATACAGATGAGGGTTCTCCATGGAAACGTAAACGCCAGAAGTCTTCCCATCCTCCTCCCGTAATATCAAGACCAACATTGGCCTCAGCTCCTCCCGTACAGAACAAACAGGCGAGAAGTGCAAAGAATAATATATGGGGGGCAGTGCTTCAGGAGCAGACACAAGAGGCTGTAGCTGCTGAACTTGGAATTATGGACATGGATGGTCGGTTAGATATGAGCCGCCAGTCAGAGACTTACAATTATGTCCTAGCCAAGAAAATGATGTCAAAAGAAAATGATAGCGAGAAGGTAAAACTAGACAAAGATTTGGATGAGTACATGAATGAAGATAAGGATCGTGTGCCAAAAGAAGAGAACGGTCACCTAAAGAGGAAGAGACCTGTGAGAGAGAGGCTTGGTGAAAAATTagaaatggactttaaaggcagataTGAAATAACCGAGGATGATCCAGAAGACAAAGTTTCTGATGAAATAGCACACAG GCTCCGTGAACCTAAAACAGATCTCATCCAGCGAGTTGTGAAAAACATTGGCATCAAAAAGGCGATAGAACTTCTAATGGAGACTGCCGAGGTGGAACAAAATGGTGGGCTCTTTATTTTG AATGGAAGCAGAAGGAGGACACCTGGTGGCGTCTATTTAAATCTTCTAAAAAACACACCAAGTATTACATCCGATCAAGTGAAG GAGATATTTTACGTGGAAAACCAGAAGGAATTGGAGAGTAGAAAGGCTGCAAAGAAAAGGAGACGTCACATACTGGGGAAGAAGGCCAAGGAGGCCATCAAAAGCCTTAACTTTCAAGAACATGATGATACATCAAGGGAGACTTTTGCAAGTGACACAAATGAAGCTTTAGCTTCTCTTGATGATGAAACCCCAGAGATGAAATTAGACCCCGAAGACGCCATTGAGATTGACAATTCCCATGACTTGGAAACATTTTAA